A genomic segment from Poecilia reticulata strain Guanapo linkage group LG3, Guppy_female_1.0+MT, whole genome shotgun sequence encodes:
- the foxr1 gene encoding LOW QUALITY PROTEIN: forkhead box protein R1 (The sequence of the model RefSeq protein was modified relative to this genomic sequence to represent the inferred CDS: substituted 1 base at 1 genomic stop codon): MTVIXSRHPQGEASVPDRLLSVRPDWVQSAGSAPAAESTACRPHFPPLHQGGRASEAGPSMTFQLKTRGRFCGLHCSVGLTDWDMDKELKLATTTDQNCNEDKVNDQHVAQRPSARACRRKDEFVWYDKTSDTFVKPNLWLLVNPNIACPVQYVQTDADLQPDPGHANQLLQLEPGDMEGPSTSDPLTCPHREELLLPASSTAKHTIKTEDGSSKPVXTRRKGKITKVVDLKSLKPGCWPRPPVNYCVLVALALKSSQTGSLKVQQIYNFTREHFPFFQTAPDGWKNTIRHNLCFSSSFRKTCNQLCKEGKRKSCFWHLTLDGHRRLQDELHTLTGETLKMLERSMSNPDVIWRLLET; this comes from the exons ATGACCGTTATATAAAGCCGCCATCCTCAGGGTGAAGCGTCGGTTCCGGACCGGCTGCTCTCTGTTAGACCTGATTGGGTCCAATCAGCCGgttctgctccagctgctgaATCAACAGCCTGCAGGCCTCActtccctcctcttcatcaggGAGGAAGAGCGTCTGAAGCGGGTCCAAGCATGACGTTCCAGCTGAAAACCAGAGGCCGGTTCTGTGGCCTGCACTGCTCTGTGGGTCTGACCGACTGGGACATGGACAAAGAGCTCAAACTGGCAACAACCACCGACCAAAACTGCAACG AAGATAAAGTGAATGATCAGCATGTGGCCCAGAGACCCTCAGCCAGAGCCTGCAGGAGAAAAGACGAGTTCGTTTGGTACGATAAGACGTCAG aCACATTTGTGAAGCCAAACCTGTGGCTGCTGGTGAATCCCAACATYGCCTGTCCGGTCCAGTATGTGCAGACGGACGCTGACCTCCAGCCTGACCCGGGTCATGCtaaccagctgctgcagctggaRCCCGGGGACATGGAGGGTCCATCCACATCCGATCCCCTAACATGTCCACATCGGGAGGAactgctgcttcctgcttcctccACAGCCAAACACACG ATAAAGACGGAAGACGGTTCCAGCAAACCAGTCCRGACCAGGCGGAAGGGGAAGATCACAAAAGTTGTG GACCTGAAGTCCCTGAAGCCGGGCTGCTGGCCTCGGCCGCCGGTGAATTACTGCGTCCTCGTCGCTCTGGCACTGAAGAGCAGCCAGACGGGGAGCCTGAAAGTCCAGCAGATTTACAACTTCaccag AGAACACTTCCCCTTCTTCCAGACGGCTCCGGACGGCTGGAAGAACACGATCCGCCACAACCTGtgcttcagcagcagcttccgtAAAACCTGCAACCAGCTCTGCAAAGAGGGGAAGAGGAAGTCGTGCTTCTGGCACCTGACGCTGGACGGCCACCGCCGGCTGCAGGACGAGCTCCACACGCTGACCGGAGAAACCCTGAAGATGCTGGAGAGGAGCATGTCCAACCCAG aTGTAATATGGCGTTTACTTGAAACGTGA